In Reichenbachiella agarivorans, one genomic interval encodes:
- the hisH gene encoding imidazole glycerol phosphate synthase subunit HisH, with protein sequence MSKVVIIDYGAGNVRSVKFACERLGLQAELSNKIEVIESADKLIFPGQGEASSSMKALKEAGLVEVIKNAKQPFLGICLGMQLMCEYSEENDTQGLGIFPLPVKLFSAKDVKVPHMGWNQIEALKTPLMNGLSEKEFVYFVHSYYVPDSEWTIAKANYPDAFSAALHKDNFYGCQFHPEKSGTFGQLILKNFIEM encoded by the coding sequence ATGAGCAAAGTCGTCATCATAGATTATGGTGCGGGCAACGTCCGCTCCGTCAAATTCGCCTGTGAACGCCTTGGACTGCAGGCCGAACTGAGCAACAAGATCGAGGTGATCGAATCGGCAGATAAATTAATTTTCCCTGGTCAGGGAGAAGCGAGTTCGTCGATGAAAGCGCTAAAAGAAGCAGGTCTTGTAGAAGTGATCAAAAATGCCAAACAACCCTTTTTAGGTATCTGCTTAGGCATGCAACTAATGTGTGAATACTCAGAGGAAAATGATACCCAAGGCTTAGGGATTTTTCCGCTGCCAGTCAAATTGTTTTCAGCTAAAGACGTGAAAGTCCCTCACATGGGATGGAATCAAATTGAAGCCTTGAAAACCCCTCTGATGAACGGTTTGAGTGAGAAAGAATTTGTTTACTTCGTGCACTCCTATTACGTACCTGACTCTGAATGGACAATCGCCAAGGCCAATTATCCAGATGCTTTTAGTGCTGCATTGCACAAGGACAATTTTTACGGTTGCCAGTTTCACCCCGAAAAAAGTGGGACTTTCGGACAATTGATATTGAAGAATTTTATTGAAATGTAA
- the hisF gene encoding imidazole glycerol phosphate synthase subunit HisF: protein MLTKRIVPCLDIKDGRTVKGVNFVNLRDAGDPVELATIYSEQGADELVFLDITATGDGRKTTAELVEKVAEKVNIPFTVGGGIKSVEDVYTLLHRGADKISINSWAVKEPKVLDELAAQFGSQCVVLAVDAKQINGQWKVHLVGGKVPTEIDLFDWVREAEIRGAGEILFTSMDHDGSKAGFANEALAKLSELVNIPIIASGGAGCIQDFADTFTLGKADAALAASVFHFKEIEIPTLKQELKLQGIPVRL, encoded by the coding sequence ATGCTGACTAAAAGAATCGTTCCTTGTTTGGACATCAAAGATGGCCGAACAGTCAAAGGTGTCAACTTCGTCAATCTTCGTGACGCTGGCGATCCCGTGGAGCTGGCTACAATCTACTCCGAACAAGGCGCAGATGAGTTGGTATTTCTTGACATCACTGCGACTGGAGATGGACGAAAAACCACCGCAGAGTTGGTGGAAAAAGTAGCTGAAAAGGTGAATATCCCCTTTACAGTCGGTGGAGGAATCAAATCTGTGGAAGATGTCTACACTTTGTTGCATCGCGGTGCTGACAAGATTTCTATCAACTCCTGGGCGGTCAAGGAACCCAAAGTACTTGACGAACTCGCAGCACAGTTTGGGAGTCAATGTGTAGTACTCGCTGTAGATGCCAAGCAAATCAATGGACAGTGGAAAGTTCATCTTGTGGGAGGAAAAGTTCCTACTGAGATTGATTTGTTCGATTGGGTCAGAGAGGCTGAGATCAGAGGCGCTGGTGAGATACTTTTCACCTCCATGGATCACGATGGATCAAAAGCAGGATTTGCCAATGAAGCATTAGCCAAACTCTCGGAGTTGGTCAACATCCCGATCATTGCCTCAGGTGGTGCAGGGTGTATTCAGGATTTTGCTGATACCTTTACCCTCGGAAAAGCTGACGCAGCACTAGCTGCCAGTGTTTTCCATTTCAAGGAAATAGAAATCCCAACCCTAAAACAAGAATTAAAACTACAGGGAATACCTGTAAGACTTTAA
- the hisB gene encoding bifunctional histidinol-phosphatase/imidazoleglycerol-phosphate dehydratase HisB — protein sequence MKKILFIDRDGTLVLEPPVDYQLDSLEKLEFYPGAFQWMAKIAKLGYELVMVTNQDGLGTTSFPEDTFWPAHNKCMQAFENEGVKFDAVKIDRSFPADNAPTRKPRTGMLTEYMDGSYDLANSYVIGDRITDVELAKNLGAKAIFINNEEGLGADEISAKVEELKNCIALTTTNWEDIYNLVSRGSRKGTVKRTTKETDIDIEVELDGTGQADINTGIKFFDHMLDQIAKHGLLDLKIQVKGDLEVDEHHTIEDTGIALGEAIAQALGNKKGIERYGFCLPMDDCLCQVALDFGGRNWIEWDAEFKREMVGKMPTEMFFHFFKSFSDAAKCNLNIKAEGDNEHHKIEGIFKAFAKAIKMSVKQDKDKMILPSTKGML from the coding sequence ATGAAAAAAATATTATTCATTGATAGAGACGGCACACTTGTGCTAGAGCCACCTGTTGATTACCAACTAGACTCCCTCGAAAAGCTAGAGTTCTACCCTGGTGCATTCCAATGGATGGCCAAAATCGCCAAACTCGGTTACGAACTAGTCATGGTCACCAACCAAGATGGTTTGGGGACTACTTCGTTCCCTGAGGACACTTTCTGGCCAGCACACAACAAGTGTATGCAGGCCTTCGAAAATGAAGGTGTAAAATTCGATGCTGTCAAGATCGACCGCAGCTTTCCTGCCGACAATGCTCCCACACGTAAGCCCAGAACAGGCATGCTTACGGAGTACATGGATGGCAGCTACGACCTAGCCAATTCTTATGTGATCGGTGACCGTATTACAGATGTAGAATTGGCAAAAAACCTCGGTGCAAAAGCTATTTTCATCAATAACGAAGAAGGGCTCGGTGCAGATGAGATTTCTGCCAAGGTGGAAGAACTGAAAAACTGCATCGCATTGACGACCACAAATTGGGAAGACATCTATAATCTCGTCAGTCGTGGTTCACGCAAGGGTACTGTCAAGCGCACCACCAAAGAAACCGATATTGATATCGAGGTAGAACTAGACGGGACTGGACAAGCTGATATCAACACGGGTATCAAATTCTTCGATCACATGCTTGATCAAATCGCCAAGCATGGACTGTTGGATCTCAAAATCCAAGTCAAAGGCGATCTCGAAGTGGACGAGCACCACACCATCGAGGACACAGGTATCGCACTAGGCGAGGCAATCGCACAGGCATTGGGCAATAAGAAAGGGATCGAAAGATATGGATTCTGCCTGCCCATGGATGATTGTTTGTGTCAGGTAGCCTTGGATTTTGGAGGACGAAACTGGATCGAATGGGATGCGGAATTCAAACGTGAGATGGTGGGGAAAATGCCAACGGAAATGTTCTTTCACTTCTTCAAGTCATTCTCGGATGCAGCCAAGTGCAATCTGAACATCAAAGCAGAAGGAGACAACGAGCACCACAAGATTGAAGGGATTTTCAAGGCTTTTGCGAAAGCCATCAAAATGTCCGTCAAGCAAGACAAAGACAAAATGATTTTACCCTCGACCAAAGGAATGTTATGA
- the hisA gene encoding 1-(5-phosphoribosyl)-5-[(5-phosphoribosylamino)methylideneamino]imidazole-4-carboxamide isomerase, which translates to MRIIPAIDLIDGKCVRLTKGDYDQKKIYNENPLEVAKEFEAAGIKFLHLVDLDGSKAREIKNAAVLESITTHTNLIVDFGGGIRSDKDINIAFDAGAAQVNLGSVALENKALFGEWLKKFGSEKIILSADSTNRKIAINGWQEESQVDLFDLIKEYEAMGNLYMVCTDISKDGMLQGIAVDLYEDLMREFPKQKIVASGGVKDITDVEAAAALKMDGIIIGKAIYENKISLKQLEAYAD; encoded by the coding sequence ATGAGAATAATACCTGCAATCGATCTAATAGACGGCAAATGCGTCCGACTCACCAAAGGCGACTATGACCAGAAAAAAATATACAACGAAAATCCACTCGAAGTAGCCAAAGAATTTGAGGCAGCAGGAATCAAATTCCTCCATCTCGTGGATCTTGATGGGTCAAAAGCCCGTGAAATCAAAAATGCAGCGGTACTAGAAAGCATCACCACTCACACCAACCTAATCGTTGATTTCGGAGGTGGGATTCGCTCAGACAAGGACATCAATATCGCATTTGACGCAGGTGCAGCACAAGTCAACCTCGGCAGTGTAGCCTTGGAAAACAAAGCCCTATTTGGAGAATGGCTCAAGAAATTTGGAAGCGAAAAAATCATCCTCAGTGCCGACTCCACCAACCGAAAAATCGCTATCAATGGATGGCAAGAAGAATCACAAGTTGATCTTTTTGACCTGATCAAAGAATATGAGGCCATGGGCAACCTGTACATGGTATGCACGGACATCAGCAAGGACGGCATGTTGCAAGGAATCGCTGTAGATTTGTACGAAGATTTGATGCGCGAATTTCCGAAGCAAAAGATAGTAGCAAGTGGAGGGGTCAAAGACATCACCGATGTAGAAGCCGCCGCGGCTCTAAAAATGGACGGCATCATCATCGGGAAAGCCATCTATGAAAACAAAATTTCACTGAAACAACTCGAAGCTTATGCTGACTAA